A stretch of Natronococcus sp. CG52 DNA encodes these proteins:
- a CDS encoding DUF7342 family protein — protein MNLPLVREYLQTFVNLGVAIEYDGDPLTYKRNAAAFEWEIVCDLVQESSLDGLEDRIRERGAQIQAYQDRCDADTPKDVADRFENGSTEYEERKTARKQLRWYERTQQVLLSETDAAKADLT, from the coding sequence GTGAACCTGCCGTTGGTCCGCGAGTATCTCCAGACGTTCGTCAACCTCGGTGTTGCCATCGAATACGACGGAGATCCACTGACGTACAAGCGAAACGCGGCCGCGTTCGAATGGGAGATCGTGTGTGATCTCGTACAGGAGTCATCGCTCGACGGCCTCGAGGACCGTATCCGAGAGCGGGGTGCTCAGATTCAGGCATACCAAGATCGGTGCGATGCAGATACGCCGAAGGACGTCGCCGATCGGTTCGAAAACGGATCTACGGAGTACGAGGAACGGAAAACTGCACGAAAACAGCTTCGGTGGTATGAACGGACGCAACAGGTTCTGCTAAGTGAGACTGACGCGGCGAAGGCCGATCTCACATAG
- a CDS encoding sodium/phosphate symporter — MDRRRLGKAAVIVVAVAVAVRLAPLVWTPYPFNPDGFNFAAQARNAIAAGSLPLEAIGPHGYVLPTLLSLVAVITNIGPLWLAQPIIALVGALPPVIAVVLVWRLASSRSHESAVTLAALAAGLTLALEGLYLRRTVTVSYEVLGILFVALVVIGAHQFCRTRRPAWGIATIILLVALPITHHLSTFMAALTLTGVVVLAVARDWRRALGPGLVVLVPFWLYVLGYYALTRPPFSDELASKPGLFAAWVIVMAVGAVWLARAPARPLRLAIGGTMGGGFAILGANAVWELFPATAATPPQLLMYMAPLTVLAALAIWGLPLGTGLVGDRAVVLALLAAPLAWTGFAITAGVDPVYALFARRGQTFVHLATVVCAGLAILALARRVDTPTRRKTVTVGLPLVLCLCALASLPLAFAGLEALAYQGTTTSEEFASATFATHSLEEWTSDDHITRVASNYHQAGASPQPAYGWLHGGGELRCPTVMQASWQTVGAQRYPSSPLSIDRAAYQGTIATEHAVYATGGTDPVTIVVPTTDFEC, encoded by the coding sequence ATGGACCGACGGCGACTCGGCAAGGCGGCAGTGATCGTCGTCGCAGTCGCGGTTGCCGTTCGGCTCGCACCGCTGGTGTGGACGCCGTATCCGTTCAATCCCGACGGGTTCAACTTTGCCGCCCAAGCGCGCAACGCGATCGCGGCCGGCAGCCTGCCACTCGAGGCGATTGGACCCCACGGCTATGTTCTCCCGACACTCCTGTCACTCGTCGCCGTTATCACCAACATCGGGCCGCTCTGGCTCGCCCAGCCGATCATCGCCCTCGTTGGCGCGCTCCCGCCCGTGATCGCCGTCGTGCTGGTCTGGCGCCTCGCCAGTTCTCGGAGCCACGAGTCCGCCGTCACGCTCGCGGCGCTGGCGGCCGGGCTGACGCTCGCCCTCGAGGGGCTCTACCTGCGCCGCACCGTGACGGTGAGCTACGAAGTGCTGGGAATCCTCTTCGTCGCCCTCGTCGTGATCGGCGCCCACCAGTTCTGTCGCACGCGACGACCGGCGTGGGGAATCGCCACGATCATACTGCTCGTCGCCCTCCCGATCACCCACCATCTGAGCACGTTCATGGCGGCACTGACGCTGACCGGCGTCGTCGTCCTGGCCGTCGCGCGCGATTGGCGGCGCGCACTCGGCCCCGGCCTCGTCGTGCTCGTGCCGTTCTGGCTCTACGTGCTTGGCTACTACGCGCTGACGCGGCCGCCGTTTTCCGATGAACTCGCGTCGAAGCCGGGGCTGTTCGCCGCCTGGGTGATCGTCATGGCTGTCGGCGCCGTGTGGCTGGCTCGAGCCCCCGCTCGCCCCCTCCGGCTCGCTATTGGCGGCACTATGGGGGGAGGCTTTGCAATTCTCGGCGCGAACGCCGTCTGGGAACTCTTTCCCGCCACCGCGGCGACACCGCCTCAACTCCTCATGTATATGGCACCGTTGACGGTGTTGGCCGCCCTAGCGATCTGGGGACTCCCACTGGGAACCGGCCTTGTGGGCGACCGAGCGGTCGTCCTGGCGTTGCTCGCCGCCCCGCTGGCGTGGACCGGCTTCGCGATCACTGCCGGTGTCGACCCCGTCTACGCACTCTTCGCTCGTCGAGGCCAGACGTTCGTCCACCTCGCGACCGTCGTCTGTGCCGGCCTGGCGATCCTCGCGCTCGCCCGCCGGGTGGATACGCCGACTCGGCGGAAGACCGTCACCGTCGGGCTCCCGCTGGTGCTCTGTCTGTGTGCGCTGGCCTCGCTCCCGCTGGCCTTTGCCGGCCTCGAGGCACTCGCCTACCAGGGAACGACCACGAGCGAGGAGTTCGCAAGCGCGACCTTTGCGACCCACAGCCTTGAGGAGTGGACCAGCGACGATCACATTACCCGGGTTGCGAGCAATTACCACCAGGCTGGAGCCTCCCCCCAACCCGCCTACGGCTGGCTCCACGGCGGCGGCGAGCTGCGGTGTCCGACCGTGATGCAAGCCTCCTGGCAAACCGTCGGCGCCCAGCGGTATCCGTCTTCGCCGCTCTCGATCGATCGCGCAGCCTATCAGGGGACGATCGCGACCGAGCACGCCGTCTACGCGACGGGCGGCACGGATCCGGTGACGATCGTCGTGCCCACGACCGACTTCGAGTGTTGA
- a CDS encoding nucleotide sugar dehydrogenase yields MSEQRYEAPETVVEAARICVVGLGYVGLPLAHAFDAAGHDVHGVDIDPEKVATLEAGTDPTGDIGDDAIADSEIEFTTESSVIAEAEYVVVAVPTPVDDLEKPDLGLVESAGRTIGEQLEPGTTVVLESTVYPGATREVFVPALEEASGLEAGVEFGVGYSPERMVPGDEEHGLANVVKIVSALTDETLTEIVDLYESVVDAGLHEAPTVETAEAAKCVENTQRDLNIALVNELAIACDHLELDTEAVLEAAGTKWNFHDYRPGLVGGHCIPVDPFYLIHESEQKGFDPELIRKAREVNEYVPTHVAEQTIKALNESEKILKHSRVLVLGLAYKPDVDDIRTSAIGGVIDDLQEYGIEVVGFDPHADDAAMRDEFGIDVQEELDVAGFDGLVVGTPHSEFHGLPFGDLAHEMAADPVCVDIDGTFEEAATEHDFTYRRL; encoded by the coding sequence ATGAGTGAGCAGCGTTACGAGGCGCCAGAGACCGTCGTCGAGGCGGCCCGGATCTGCGTCGTCGGCCTGGGCTATGTCGGGTTGCCGCTCGCCCACGCGTTCGATGCGGCGGGCCACGACGTCCACGGGGTCGACATCGATCCTGAGAAGGTCGCGACGCTCGAGGCTGGCACGGATCCGACCGGCGACATCGGCGACGACGCGATCGCCGACAGCGAGATCGAGTTTACGACCGAGAGTTCGGTGATTGCGGAGGCGGAGTACGTCGTCGTCGCCGTGCCGACGCCAGTTGATGACCTCGAAAAACCCGATCTCGGCCTCGTCGAGAGCGCCGGCCGGACAATCGGCGAACAGTTGGAACCGGGGACCACGGTAGTCCTCGAGTCGACCGTCTATCCGGGTGCGACTCGCGAGGTCTTTGTTCCTGCGCTCGAGGAGGCGTCAGGCCTCGAAGCGGGCGTCGAGTTCGGCGTCGGCTACTCGCCCGAGCGGATGGTGCCCGGCGACGAGGAGCACGGCCTCGCGAACGTCGTCAAGATCGTGAGTGCGCTGACCGACGAGACCCTGACGGAGATCGTCGACCTTTACGAGTCGGTCGTCGACGCCGGCCTCCACGAGGCGCCGACGGTCGAGACCGCCGAGGCGGCGAAGTGCGTCGAGAACACCCAGCGCGATCTGAACATCGCACTCGTCAACGAACTCGCCATCGCCTGCGACCACCTGGAGCTGGATACGGAAGCGGTACTCGAGGCCGCGGGCACCAAGTGGAACTTCCACGACTACCGACCCGGCCTCGTCGGCGGCCACTGCATTCCCGTCGATCCGTTCTACCTGATTCACGAGAGCGAGCAGAAGGGGTTCGATCCCGAGCTGATCCGGAAGGCCCGCGAGGTCAACGAGTACGTTCCGACCCACGTTGCCGAGCAGACGATCAAGGCGCTCAACGAGAGCGAGAAGATCCTCAAACACAGCCGCGTGCTCGTCCTCGGGCTGGCGTACAAGCCCGACGTCGACGATATTCGAACCTCTGCCATTGGGGGCGTTATCGACGACCTCCAGGAGTACGGCATTGAGGTCGTCGGCTTCGATCCACACGCTGACGACGCGGCGATGCGCGACGAGTTCGGGATCGACGTCCAGGAGGAACTCGACGTGGCGGGCTTCGACGGGCTCGTCGTCGGCACCCCGCACAGCGAGTTCCACGGGCTGCCGTTCGGTGATCTCGCCCACGAAATGGCCGCCGACCCCGTTTGTGTGGATATCGACGGCACCTTCGAGGAAGCGGCAACTGAACACGACTTCACGTATCGGAGGCTCTAA
- a CDS encoding glycosyltransferase, whose amino-acid sequence MTHSFVSVVIPVYNDGDRLQKTLSALENQTYPDSQYETIVIDNGSTDNTATIINEFSVRSSEITAIQSPYAARNRGIQMANGDIIALLDATCVPISSWIESAINCMEENNADLIAGDIQFELGEDPSPAELYDSIAHVQVERNVRERGVATTGNLIVRKDLFDEDHLGKFPVVRSSADVEWTGNATEAGYTLGYCPDAISTYPPKDFPGLMRKAYRVGKGKPKAWARNGSHPLLAAASGVRSLPSKVFQTITATNDDGHTNKNNQQSMPKIVFAVGILAFGVQLCGSTKAIIEYLVN is encoded by the coding sequence ATGACACACTCGTTCGTTTCGGTTGTTATCCCTGTCTATAATGATGGAGACCGGCTACAAAAGACACTTTCAGCGCTTGAAAACCAGACTTATCCTGACTCTCAGTACGAGACTATTGTCATAGATAACGGATCCACTGATAATACAGCCACTATAATCAATGAATTTTCAGTCAGATCATCGGAAATAACAGCTATTCAGAGCCCATACGCTGCCCGAAACCGCGGAATCCAAATGGCAAATGGTGATATTATCGCTCTTTTGGATGCGACATGTGTACCCATCAGTAGCTGGATAGAGTCAGCAATCAATTGTATGGAAGAAAATAACGCAGATCTTATAGCAGGTGATATTCAATTTGAGCTGGGAGAGGATCCAAGTCCAGCAGAACTGTACGACTCAATAGCTCACGTTCAAGTTGAGCGTAACGTCCGTGAGCGGGGTGTAGCTACAACCGGGAACCTAATCGTTAGAAAGGATCTCTTTGATGAGGACCACCTTGGAAAATTTCCTGTCGTCCGATCAAGTGCGGATGTAGAGTGGACGGGTAATGCAACAGAGGCAGGCTATACTTTAGGTTATTGCCCTGATGCGATCAGTACGTATCCCCCAAAAGACTTTCCAGGCCTAATGCGTAAGGCATACCGGGTCGGAAAAGGGAAACCCAAAGCATGGGCGCGAAATGGAAGTCATCCGCTACTTGCAGCCGCTTCTGGTGTGAGAAGCCTCCCTAGTAAAGTTTTCCAAACAATTACTGCTACAAATGATGATGGCCATACAAATAAGAATAATCAACAATCAATGCCGAAAATAGTGTTTGCAGTCGGCATACTTGCATTTGGTGTACAACTATGTGGATCTACTAAAGCTATCATAGAATATCTCGTGAATTGA
- a CDS encoding DCC1-like thiol-disulfide oxidoreductase family protein: protein MIGFWSKTRSLTVNYWSHDQRPSPINLAVFRIIIGTYIIWKVTSLNWKVLTEWPSVPVNRYGLLRSTFLLELLPFIVWTTVLIACLFIIGYRLRIVSFLFAFSLAYLGAHRFVYNASGGTESLFIAVLFISIFGLYAETDPLTIDGIRQTSDQSLSELNNHLQTSNKGSYPMTILKSSLLIVAIIYFGSGIGKIIGGPLWNWIQPDTTIRFITYRNEIDSLARPIGEVITTFPLISALSAISTILLEAGFLVAIFLGLSITPFVIGLFGMHGIIGLALGPFFFDQMIFLSLFLAWDKGYARIVSDRKLDIVYDEHCYMCARSLYIFKILDINDNLLFYTQTTAPEEYTDQEEIQLDERMYVFNDGANYGGYWAFRELLRQFRIFAPVVWIMGLAPVVWVGEPIYEYIAENRDRYFVCSYEPDDQS from the coding sequence ATGATCGGATTTTGGTCAAAGACCCGATCGCTGACAGTAAATTACTGGTCACATGATCAACGTCCATCCCCAATTAACCTAGCTGTATTTCGAATTATTATTGGAACATATATCATTTGGAAGGTTACTTCATTGAATTGGAAAGTGTTGACAGAGTGGCCAAGTGTTCCTGTAAATCGATATGGTCTACTACGCTCTACGTTTCTACTAGAATTATTGCCGTTCATAGTCTGGACCACAGTTTTGATAGCCTGTTTATTCATTATTGGTTATCGTCTACGGATTGTATCGTTTTTATTTGCGTTCAGCCTTGCATATCTGGGTGCTCATCGGTTTGTATATAATGCTAGCGGCGGAACCGAATCGCTGTTTATAGCTGTATTATTCATTAGCATATTTGGTCTGTATGCAGAAACAGATCCTCTTACTATTGATGGTATTCGACAAACATCTGATCAGTCTCTTTCTGAACTCAATAACCATCTGCAAACTTCAAACAAAGGTAGTTATCCAATGACAATTCTGAAATCTTCTCTTCTTATTGTAGCCATTATATATTTTGGAAGTGGAATAGGGAAAATTATAGGTGGACCGCTCTGGAACTGGATCCAACCGGATACGACCATTCGTTTTATCACTTACAGGAATGAAATTGATAGCTTAGCTCGTCCTATTGGCGAGGTTATCACGACATTTCCACTCATTTCTGCTCTTTCTGCTATCTCGACAATTCTGCTGGAAGCTGGCTTTTTGGTAGCAATCTTTCTTGGTCTATCCATAACTCCCTTTGTTATAGGGTTGTTCGGAATGCATGGCATTATTGGGCTTGCTTTAGGTCCTTTCTTTTTCGATCAAATGATTTTCCTCTCACTCTTCTTAGCATGGGATAAGGGTTATGCACGAATCGTTTCAGACCGAAAACTCGACATTGTATACGATGAGCATTGCTATATGTGCGCCCGCAGCCTCTATATTTTCAAAATATTAGATATAAATGATAACTTACTATTTTACACTCAAACAACTGCTCCAGAAGAGTATACTGATCAAGAAGAAATACAACTTGATGAAAGAATGTATGTCTTTAACGACGGTGCTAACTATGGGGGATACTGGGCGTTCCGCGAATTACTTCGTCAATTCCGTATTTTTGCTCCAGTAGTTTGGATAATGGGGCTGGCACCAGTCGTATGGGTTGGAGAACCTATTTATGAGTATATTGCTGAGAATAGGGATCGATACTTCGTCTGTAGTTATGAACCAGATGATCAGTCCTAA
- a CDS encoding glycosyltransferase family 2 protein, translated as MYRDHTIGVVIPAYNEKGFIGDVIREMPEYVDAMYVVDDQSTDGTWDEILEAAQDDSGVTDEQIVRTDTQADEGTAMQHTERQIRTDGGSLLTQRAEVHDAVGRVFPIKHRENMGAGGAIKTGYLAALEDEVDITATVDGDGQMDLSQMTRLLDPIVEDEADYAKANRLLYKEYRQGMPPFRFFGNSILTFLTKIASGYWKTMDPQNGYTAISHYALDNVGIGAMYEYYGYCNDILVKLNAKGMRVADVAMPAVYGDEESSIDYSTYIRKVSGMLLKNFLWRLKVKYLVLDFHPLALFYFFGAGTTAVGILGGLWAIYTNIVYGNQLFVRASASMMLFTMGSMFLMFAMLFDMQVNKDSEVQIHE; from the coding sequence ATGTATCGGGATCACACGATCGGCGTCGTCATCCCGGCGTACAACGAGAAAGGGTTTATCGGCGATGTCATCCGCGAGATGCCGGAGTACGTCGACGCGATGTACGTCGTCGACGACCAGTCGACCGACGGGACATGGGACGAGATTCTCGAGGCCGCACAGGACGACAGCGGCGTGACTGACGAACAGATCGTTCGAACCGACACCCAGGCTGACGAGGGAACGGCCATGCAACACACCGAGCGACAGATTCGGACCGACGGCGGGTCACTGCTTACCCAGCGCGCCGAAGTCCACGATGCCGTCGGTCGGGTTTTCCCCATCAAGCACCGCGAAAATATGGGTGCCGGCGGCGCGATCAAGACAGGATATTTGGCGGCACTCGAGGACGAAGTCGACATCACGGCGACCGTTGACGGCGACGGCCAGATGGACCTCTCCCAGATGACGCGCCTGTTGGATCCGATCGTCGAGGACGAGGCCGACTACGCGAAGGCGAATCGGTTGTTGTACAAGGAGTACCGTCAGGGGATGCCGCCGTTTCGGTTCTTCGGGAACTCGATCCTGACGTTCCTGACGAAGATTGCGTCGGGCTACTGGAAGACGATGGATCCCCAGAACGGTTATACGGCGATTTCGCACTACGCGCTGGACAACGTCGGCATCGGGGCAATGTACGAGTACTACGGCTACTGTAACGACATCCTCGTGAAACTCAATGCGAAGGGGATGCGCGTCGCCGACGTCGCGATGCCCGCAGTGTACGGCGACGAGGAGTCGAGCATCGACTACTCGACGTACATCCGGAAGGTCTCGGGGATGCTCCTGAAGAACTTCCTCTGGCGGCTGAAGGTGAAGTATCTCGTCCTGGATTTCCACCCGCTCGCGCTGTTTTACTTCTTCGGCGCCGGAACGACCGCGGTCGGCATCTTGGGTGGCTTGTGGGCGATCTACACGAACATCGTCTACGGGAACCAGCTCTTCGTTCGAGCGTCGGCGAGTATGATGCTGTTCACGATGGGCAGTATGTTCTTGATGTTCGCCATGCTGTTCGACATGCAGGTCAACAAAGACAGCGAGGTACAGATCCACGAGTAA
- a CDS encoding DUF354 domain-containing protein yields MSNTELKQGEEAQRGEHNGLGENRVSDPSTIIFTIQHPAHVHLFRNSIRTLSEQGHEVHTLAREKEINIDLLDQYGIDYELLADEPKRSWELPLVQLKYEYGIIRKAREVDPDVLVAMGEPSITHAAKLTDSTSLVFTDTEHATLQNTLAFPFADRIYTPECYQDEIGEKQVRYPGYHELAYLHPDRFEPDPSILEEAGLERDEQFVVLRLVSWDAMHDVGDSGFEDITDVVHALEDTGTTVCITSEAELPDTIEDRRASISPDRIHDLMAFSDLYVGESATMATESAVLGTPAVFVSSSRRGYTDELEDEYGLVFNYSGENRHEQGLEQALEILETDDTEQWNQRHAAMLEDKVDVTEFIMETVRENVQ; encoded by the coding sequence ATGTCGAATACAGAATTAAAGCAAGGCGAGGAAGCACAGAGAGGGGAACATAACGGGTTAGGGGAGAACCGCGTCTCCGATCCCTCTACGATAATCTTCACGATTCAACATCCGGCTCACGTCCATCTCTTTCGAAACAGCATACGAACGTTGTCTGAACAGGGACACGAGGTACATACACTCGCCAGAGAGAAAGAAATCAATATCGACCTTTTGGATCAGTATGGAATCGACTACGAATTGCTAGCAGACGAGCCAAAACGATCGTGGGAACTTCCACTGGTTCAACTCAAGTATGAATATGGAATCATTCGGAAAGCACGGGAAGTCGATCCGGATGTCCTCGTGGCAATGGGTGAGCCGTCAATCACGCACGCAGCGAAGCTTACGGATTCGACGAGCCTCGTGTTCACGGATACCGAACACGCGACGCTGCAGAACACGCTCGCGTTTCCGTTCGCGGATCGGATCTATACACCGGAGTGTTACCAAGACGAGATCGGCGAGAAACAGGTTCGGTACCCTGGCTATCACGAACTAGCGTATCTCCATCCCGATCGATTCGAACCGGATCCATCGATCCTAGAAGAAGCGGGCTTAGAGCGTGACGAACAGTTCGTCGTCCTCCGGTTGGTCTCGTGGGACGCGATGCACGACGTCGGTGACAGTGGGTTCGAAGACATCACTGACGTTGTTCATGCACTCGAAGACACGGGTACGACCGTTTGCATTACGTCCGAAGCGGAGCTTCCGGACACGATCGAGGACCGACGAGCATCGATCTCGCCCGATCGGATTCACGATCTGATGGCATTTTCGGATCTCTATGTGGGTGAGAGTGCGACGATGGCGACAGAGAGTGCGGTACTCGGGACGCCAGCGGTGTTTGTCTCCTCGAGCCGACGAGGGTACACCGACGAGCTCGAGGACGAATATGGACTAGTCTTCAACTACTCCGGCGAGAACCGCCACGAGCAGGGTCTGGAACAAGCGCTGGAGATTCTCGAGACGGATGATACTGAACAATGGAACCAACGACACGCAGCTATGCTCGAAGATAAGGTCGACGTCACGGAATTTATTATGGAGACGGTTCGGGAAAACGTCCAGTAA
- a CDS encoding flippase: MSETDSESKKVTQSLGSVFQGASFFSVGYIISNAFGFIAQVLLTRLLGASGYGIFSFAQTGLLLARRISNLGSNKSLMKYLPAQTDTPTTQEDTLTLAYVTSFSGSVVTASIVIAMAPTIASYTIDDPIFIDVLRLFAIILVFDTIMQVTSNTFRALELAKYDVLIRKIAWHGLTLAAAVISFLLGLQVLETTITVVIASVLTLLYGFYLSSRHLEINPSWSTDNVDIQEYYTYSVPLSAKDMGQFFYTRTDILMVGIFFSAASVGTYNIAVLLASFITLPVSAIGQLFPPIASRLYFNNDLDELNEIFTVTSRWSFTCSIPLTLGAIIYHKELLSLFGREFIAGGTILIILSTAKLIDSSVGPSGYLLMMTDHQYIVFLNQWVAAILNIILNYLFILQFGLIGAAYASAVVLVVLNIARAGEVWYLEGMIPISQSFLKPIIASLPCASAMLLLPKIFPTPPVVTMFIAGAISIGVYTAAIFSLGLNKADRRLYDSL; the protein is encoded by the coding sequence GTGTCTGAAACCGACTCTGAATCAAAAAAGGTCACACAGTCTCTAGGCTCTGTCTTTCAGGGAGCATCATTTTTCTCTGTAGGATATATAATTTCCAATGCTTTTGGATTCATCGCACAGGTGCTCCTGACACGGTTGCTAGGTGCATCGGGCTACGGCATCTTTTCATTTGCTCAAACAGGTCTTCTGCTAGCTCGTCGCATTTCAAACTTAGGTTCAAATAAATCGTTGATGAAATATTTGCCTGCACAGACAGACACCCCTACTACCCAAGAAGATACACTAACCCTTGCATATGTTACTTCGTTTTCAGGAAGTGTTGTGACAGCTAGTATAGTCATTGCTATGGCACCAACTATTGCTAGTTATACGATTGATGATCCGATTTTCATTGATGTCCTTCGACTTTTTGCTATTATTCTAGTCTTTGATACAATAATGCAAGTAACCTCAAACACATTTCGAGCCCTTGAGTTAGCCAAATACGACGTTCTAATACGTAAGATTGCTTGGCATGGGCTAACACTGGCTGCTGCTGTTATTTCGTTCTTACTGGGATTACAGGTCCTCGAAACGACTATAACTGTTGTCATTGCAAGTGTGCTAACACTCCTATATGGTTTCTATCTCTCCTCGCGACATCTTGAGATCAACCCGTCCTGGTCAACGGACAACGTAGATATACAGGAGTATTACACCTACTCAGTCCCGTTGTCGGCCAAGGATATGGGACAATTTTTTTACACACGAACTGATATTCTTATGGTGGGTATATTTTTCTCTGCAGCCAGCGTAGGAACTTATAATATTGCGGTGCTATTAGCGTCGTTTATAACTCTGCCTGTTTCCGCAATTGGGCAATTATTCCCCCCTATTGCTTCAAGGCTCTATTTTAATAACGATCTTGATGAATTGAACGAGATTTTTACTGTAACTTCACGGTGGTCATTTACGTGTTCAATTCCACTAACACTTGGGGCAATTATTTATCATAAAGAATTATTGTCCCTATTTGGCAGAGAGTTCATTGCTGGTGGAACAATCCTTATTATACTATCAACCGCAAAACTCATTGACTCATCAGTGGGACCAAGTGGATATCTTCTCATGATGACTGATCACCAATATATTGTATTCCTTAACCAGTGGGTAGCAGCTATTCTCAACATCATACTCAACTACTTATTTATACTCCAATTTGGTCTTATTGGGGCAGCATATGCGAGTGCTGTGGTTCTTGTAGTATTGAATATCGCACGAGCTGGTGAAGTGTGGTATCTCGAGGGAATGATCCCTATATCGCAGTCATTTCTGAAGCCAATAATAGCCTCTCTACCTTGTGCATCAGCTATGCTACTCTTACCAAAGATATTCCCTACACCACCAGTTGTTACAATGTTCATTGCGGGAGCTATAAGTATCGGCGTCTATACCGCAGCGATATTCAGTTTAGGACTCAATAAGGCAGACCGGAGATTATATGACTCCCTTTGA
- the aglF gene encoding UTP--glucose-1-phosphate uridylyltransferase AglF, which translates to MQAVVLAAGEGTRLRPLTEDKPKGMVEVDEEPILTHCLDQLVELGADEFVVVVGYLKEKIIDHYGDEYRGVPITYAHQREQQGLAHALLTVEDHIDDDFMLILGDNIFQANLEDVVRRQQEERADAAFLVEEVPWEEASRYGVCDTNKYGEITDVVEKPDDPPSNLVMTGFYTFTPAIFHACHLVQPSDRNEYEISEAIDLLIQSGRTIDAIGLDGWRIDVGYPEDRDEAEERLQEAEVPATAD; encoded by the coding sequence ATGCAAGCTGTCGTACTCGCCGCGGGAGAAGGCACGCGGCTTCGCCCGCTGACGGAAGACAAACCGAAGGGGATGGTGGAGGTCGACGAGGAACCGATCCTCACCCACTGTCTCGATCAGCTCGTCGAACTCGGCGCGGACGAGTTCGTCGTGGTTGTCGGCTACCTGAAGGAGAAGATCATCGACCACTACGGCGACGAGTATCGCGGCGTACCGATCACGTACGCCCACCAGCGCGAGCAGCAGGGGCTCGCCCACGCGTTGCTGACTGTCGAGGACCACATCGACGACGACTTCATGCTGATTCTCGGGGACAATATCTTCCAGGCGAACCTCGAGGACGTCGTTCGCCGCCAGCAGGAAGAGCGAGCGGATGCGGCGTTCCTCGTCGAGGAAGTGCCGTGGGAGGAAGCGTCGCGCTACGGGGTCTGCGATACGAACAAGTACGGCGAGATCACGGACGTCGTCGAGAAACCCGACGATCCACCGTCCAATCTCGTCATGACCGGCTTCTACACGTTCACGCCCGCGATCTTCCACGCGTGTCACCTCGTCCAGCCCTCCGATCGCAACGAGTACGAGATCAGCGAGGCGATCGACCTGCTAATCCAGAGCGGGCGGACGATCGACGCGATTGGGCTCGACGGCTGGCGGATCGACGTCGGCTATCCCGAGGATCGCGACGAAGCGGAGGAACGGTTGCAAGAGGCGGAAGTGCCAGCGACTGCTGACTGA